The Nitrospirota bacterium DNA segment GGTCGTGGCGACAGGGGAAGAACTCACACTCGCCGCGGTGGAAGTGGCCGAAAAAACCGATCGGATGTTGTTTGAACGTCAGGGCGATGCCCTCATGATGGCCCGCGCATTTTCGTTGCGCGCCTCGGACCCGACGTACCTGTCCGAGTATTTGAAGTGGATGAAGACCGCCTATTCCCCGGTGTACCTGTGGCTCGCGGTCACGGATAGTCAGGGCTCAATTGTGGCGGCGACAGAGTCTTCGTTGACGGGGCATGACCATAGCCAGGCTCCATGGTTTTTGGCCGCGCGCGCGTCGCGACGATTGGACGTGGCCGATGTGGCAGCCCATGAGGCGGGCAGCGGCGTCGATACCATTGCCTTTACGGCTCCGATTCTCGACTCACAAGGCACGTTTCTAGGCGTGGTGACCACGCGGGTCGCGCTCCCATTTTTGGAGGAAGTCACCACGAGGACTATTCGCGCCATTGAAAATCGACAAGACGGAGGTGGGCAAGTCGAATATCAAATGGTGACCCGGCAGGGTAAAGTGTTTGTCGATTCGATGGAGTCCTCTCCGGAGAGTCTCAATCTGAAGACCATGGGACTCCCGTCGGTGCTGCTGAGTGAGGCGGGAGAGCCGGGGTTTATCGAAGAGGAGCATCTGCGCCGGCATGTTCAGGTGGTGACGGGCTATGCGAGGACTCAGGGGTTTGGAGAGTTTGTCGGGTTGGGCTGGACGGTCCTGGTGCGCATGGATCGGCAGGATATTTTAGCGCCGATTCATACGTTCATGTGGAAAGCCGGGATCATTGCCGGAGTGGTCTGGATTCCCATGTTGGTGTTGTTGCTCTGGTCCACGGCGCGATTGCGTGCCGAACATCGACAGGCGCAACAGGAAAGTGCCTGGGCGAAAGCCGCCGAGACGGCGCTCCTCCAAAGCCAGGAGCGAAACCGGGCCATCGTCGATACCGCGCTCGATGGGGTGATCACGATCGACTCGACCGGGATTGTGACCGATTGGAACGCGCAGGCCACGGCGATTTTCGGATGGTCTCGCGAGGAAGCGCTGGGAAGGGCCCTGGCAGAGACCATTATTCCTGAGCGGGATCGTCAGGCGCATGAACGGGGCCTTCGTGAGTTTCTCCGGACAGGGGCTGGCGCAATCCTGAACCGCCGGATTGAAATTATCGCGCAACACCGGAACGGCTGGGAGCTTCCCGTCGAGCTGGCGGTGTCTCCGGCAAAGATCGGGGACGCCTATATTTTCAGCGCCTTCATTCGGGACATTACCGACCGTCGCCGGGCTGAACGGCGCTTGGCGTCTCAGTATGCAGTGACGCGAGTCCTGTCCGAGTCGACGACCCTGGAAGAGGCGGTTCCGAAAATCATCCAGGCGATCGGGGAGAGCTTGGAATGGGATCTGGGTGTTTTCTGGCGGGTGGATAAGTCGGCGGGGTTGTTGCGCTGCCTCGATCAGTGGAAGTCGTCATCCGTGCAAGCCGATCCGTTTACGATGGTCACCTGGCAGCAGGCGTTTCGTCGGGAAGAAGGCTTGCCGGGTCGTATTTGGGCCAGCGGCAAGTCGGCCTGGGTGACGGACGTCGCGCTGGATACCAACTTTCCTCGTGAGGTGCAGGCTCAAGAGGCTGGGCTCCACGGGGCGTTTGGATTCCCTGTGCTCGTCGGGAGTGAGATCGAGGGCGTCATCGAACTCTTCAGTCGTCAGGTCCGTCAGCCCGATGACGAGTTGTTGCGAATGGTAGAAGATATCGGCCTCAAGATCGGCCAGTTCGGTGAGCGGGCTCGAACGGAAGGGGTGCTTCGGGAAACCGAAGCCCAATTGCGTCAAGCCCAGAAAATGGAAGCCGTCGGGCGATTGGCCGGCGGCGTTGCGCACGATTTCAATAATCTTCTGACCGTGATTCGAGGGTACAGCGAGTTGCTGCTTGGTCGATTGGGACCCACCGATGCCATGCGGAAAGATATGGAGGAGATCAAGAAAGCGGCCGACCGGGCGTCCGGGCTGACTCGTCAATTGCTGGCATTCAGCCGCCGGCAGTTCATCGCGGCGAAAGTGCTGGATCTTAATGCTCTCGTCGCCAATATGGACGGCATGTTGCGGCGTCTCATCGGTGAAGATATCGTCGAACTCTGTACGGAGCTGGATTCGTCAGCCGGCGCCATCAAGGCGGATCCCGGACAGATCGAGCAGGTCATTATGAACCTGGTGGTCAATGCGCGCGATGCGATGCCCAAGGGTGGGCGGCTGACCATTCAAACGAAAAATGTGACGATCGATAAAGGGGCGAGGCTGGATGCCGTCGGGGTCGAGCCGGGATCCTATGCGCTGCTGTTGGTTCGCGATACCGGCCACGGGATGGATGCCGAGACCCGATCGCACCTGTTCGAGCCGTTCTTCACGACGAAGGAGCAGGGGAAAGGGACAGGGCTGGGACTCTCAACCGTCTATGGCATTGTCAAACAGAGCGGAGGGAGCATTACGGTGGAGAGTGCTCCTGCCCGGGGCACGACCTTCCGGATCTACTTTCCACGGGTCGAAGCCGAGGCGCCTGGGGTAGCGGGGGCGACCGAAGCGATCGATCCGGCGAGGGGCCGCGAAACGATTCTCTTGGTCGAAGACGAGCCGGCGGTTCGGGGGCTGGTACATGAAACGTTGCGGCTTCAGGGCTATACGGTGCTGGAGGCGCGTCACGGTATCGAAGCGCTCCTCACCAGTACAAAATACGTGGGGCCCATCCATCTGTTGTTGACGGATGTCGTGATGCCACAGATGAGCGGCCCCGAAGTCGCAGAGAAACTCCTGACCGTTCGGCCGGGGATTAAAGTGCTCTATATGTCGGGGTACCCGGACCATCCGGTGTTCGATCAGGGCGGCGTAAGCCGAGAGACGGGGTTCCTGCCGAAGCCGTTCTCCCCTCACGTGTTGGCACAAAAGGTGCGGGAAATATTGGACGGTGTAAAAGCCGCTTAGTTTGCAGGATGCTGAAAAAGCCCGCCAGCATCGTTCTCGCCTCGAACGCATCCTCAACGTAGCCCAAGGCTACGCTTCCGGTGCCTTCGTCGGCCTATCCCTGCCGGATCGCTTGATCTTCAGCCTCGGTTCCGTTTATCGTGCCCTACCACAGCACGCAGCTGTTTGAACATCTACAAAGGGCAAGAGTCATGAGTCAGCAGGGACGCGAAGTCGACGTTGGACAATATCGGATCGAGCGAGAGCCGTTCTACGCGGAGGTTCGTGGCGAGATCGGGCTGTTCACCATCGCGGCGAACAGTAAGATGCCGGTGATGCTCAAGGGCCCGACCGGCTGCGGCAAAACCCGATTCGTTCAGCATATGGCCTACAAGCTCGGCCGTCCCTTGATTACGGTGGCCTGTCACGAAGATCTGACGGCGTCCGATCTCGTCGGCCGGTATTTGCTGAAGGGCCAAGAGACGGTCTGGGTCGATGGGCCGCTCACGCTCGGCGTCAAACATGGCGCGATTGTTTATTTGGACGAAATCGTCGAGGCGCGGAAGGACACGACGGTCATTATCCACCCGCTGAGCGATGATCGCCGGCTCCTGCCGATAGAAAAGAAGGGCCAGGTTCTCGAAGCGGCAGACGACTTCCTGCTCGTCATTTCTTACAACCCCGGTTATCAGAGCGTGCTCAAGGATTTGAAGCAAAGCACGAAGCAGCGCTTTATGGCGATCGAGTTCGACTATCCGGCGCCCGACATCGAAACCACGGTCGTCGAACGAGAAGCTGGGATCAGCCGTGATCTTGCTGCCAGTCTGGTGAAACTTGGCGGCAAGGTGCGGAACCTCAAGAATCATGGCTTGGAAGAAGGGGTCAGCACCAGATTGTTGATCTATGCCGGGACATTGATACGGCAAGGTGTGGCGACCGATCGAGCCTGCGATGTGGCGATCGCTCGTCCGATTACCGACGATCCCGATATGCAGCGCAGTATTTTGGAGTTGGTGAAGGCCATTTTCTAATTCCTTCTAGGATGCTGAAAAATCCCGCCAGCGGCGTTCTCGCCTCGAATGCATCCTCAACGTAGCCCAAGGCTACGCCTCCGGTGCCTTCATCGGCTGCGGCCTTGCTGGACGGTCTGTTTGAGCATCCTGGGACAATGTACATAAGCAAGCTCTGTTAGGTTCCTGGCTCTGTCACAGATGAATGCGCTGATCGTGCAGGACACCAAAGCTGGAGCGGTCCTCTCCGTTCACATTCAGCCAAAAGCCTCCACTACAGAATGTGTGGGCCTTCACGGCGCCGCGATTAAAATCAGAATAGCCGCCCCTCCGGTCGATGGCGCTGCCAACGACGAATTGATCCGATTCCTGGCCCGTCAACTCTCGACGCCTCTTGCTTCGGTGCAGATCCAATCCGGTGCGAGTGGGCGGCACAAACGTGTCCTCGTGAAAGGAGCCACGGCGCAGCTGGTGATGGCTCGTTTGAACCTGGGATCGCAGAAAGGATCGGTGTAGTCATGACGAGGAGACGTCTGTCCGTCATCGGGGGATTCCTGCTACTCACCGCCTGTTCGTCGGCGCAGCCGGTACTCTATCCCAATGCGCATCTGCAATCTGTCGGGAAGGACGTCGCGGAGCAGGATCTTGAGGCCTGCCGGCAATTGGCGGAAACGGCTGGGGCGGAAGAGGGCAATGGCAAAGCCGGTCGTGTGGCGGCCGGTACCGCGGTCGGGGCTGGTGTCGGAGCGGCAAGCGGCGCAGTCGGCGGCGCCATTTCTGGTGCAGCAGGCAGCGGTTCTATCATCGGGGCTGCGAGCGGGGCGGTGTGGGGATTACTCACGAGTCTGTACTACGTGTTCGCCGGGTCGCCGCCGAATCAAGCCTACACGAATTTCGTGAATCGGTGCTTGCAAGAAAAAGGATACGAGGTGACGGGATGGCAGTAGCGGGATGGGGGCAGATGGATCGATGCTCTTTGCTCGCGGAACGCGCGGCCTCGGAAGGCCCTCGTTCGACGCGCGCAGTCGAGCATCAATCCATCCGTCCCCTCATAGAAAGAGGGAATGAATGATTAAGAGGTTGATGTGGCAGCGTCTCATCATGGTCGGAATAGCCGTTGGTCTCGTGGCCTGTGCGGGGCCGGAGCCGTTGTTGCGGTCGAATGCGAAGGTACAGCTGCAGGGGCGGGAGGCGTCGAAGCTCGATGTGGCGCTGTGTCAGAAGAAGGCTGACGAAGCCGGACTGAAGCCGGGCACCCGCGCTCGAAGCAGTAACGTGGCTGCGGGAGCTGTCTTGGGTCTACTGACCGGCGCTGGAATCGGGGCATCGAGCGGGCTCATTGGCGGCGTACCTGGTGTGACGATCGGGGCAGCAGTCGGCGGCACGCTCGGAGTGATCGTCGGGTCGTTTGGTGGCGCCTACAAACCGCTGGAGCCGGATCCTCCGTATGCCGATGCGGTGGTGCGGTGTTTGATTGAAAAGGGGTATGATGTGAGTGGCTGGCAGTGAGGAGAGCCCTCCTTGCTCGCGGAACGCGCGGCCTCAGAAGGCCCTCGTTCGACGCGCGCAGTAGAGGGCTGCTCCTCTCTGCCAGCCTGTGAGAGTGGAAGAGATAAGGAATTGGAAAGATGGCCGTGCGATGCAGGCCTGTGAGAAAGTCGGCCAGCTTTCTTGCTCGCAGACCGCGCACGATGAAACAGTGTTTGTTCGACGGACCAGTCTGGATTGCCCTGGCTGTGAGACCTGAGAGAGCGATGATTGCGGAGTAAGGAGCCTCAGCAGAGACTGGCTTTGCAGTCGGTCACGACGAGATTTGTGGCTTTTTCACCTGCCTCGAGTTCTATCACCAGCCAGGCTAGTCCGGACAGTCGTTCTTCTTGGTGTGTGCCAGATCCTCCTTCGATCAGACTGACGATGTAGTAGCGCCCGGCGGGAACCTTGGTGAACCAGAAATGCCCGGTGGGATTGGTTCTGGTGGTGCGGAGATAGGGAGCTAGCCGCTTTTCTGTCTGGAGCCTGGTCACTGCTTCGTGTGCGCAGTCAGCTGGAGAGCGTGGGGCTACGGTGTTTTCAGCGGAGGCCTGGGTTCCTGTCGCCGAACAGGAAGTTGTTTTGACTTGGTGGTCAAACCAATAACGGGTGTAGGGAGTCATGGGGATGAGATGGATTGGCGCGCCTGCTTGGGTGATGGCTTTTCCTGATGGTGAACTGAGAAACGCCTGTCCAGTCAGACTGCCTTGCCCTTTTTGCTTGTAGGGGAAAAAGTCTTTTTCGTTCAACGGTGGTTGGTTCGACGAGGTTGGCTCAAGCGCTTGCCCCGATAGGGGACAGAGGCTCCCGAGGAGTAGGAAGAGCACGAATCCGAACCGGAGTCGGTCAGGGTATCGCATAGCGGTTACGGTGTCGGTGTTGATGAATCCTTGTCTGCTGTCTGTGGTGCCTGGGCCGCTTTGTGTTTGAGTGCCCGGCCTTTGTCGGGAGTCGGGTCTGTGACGACGCCATAGATCTCCCGCCCTTCGTGGCCTTCCGGGAGATATTCCGTGATCGGCATGCCGTCTTCCCGCACGAAGAGCAGACAGTGACAATATTTGTAGATCTGCATCTCGTCGCAGGCGCACATCCAACGGCGGAGTTTGGCTTCCGCCTGTTTATCCTTGTAGAAGTTACAGGGACAGAGGGGTTTACCCAGTTCGTCGATGTGCATCGCGAGGCCTTTGACCACGGCTTCGGTGACGGCGGGCATGGGATGCATGGCGGTTCCGCTCTTGTCTGCAAAGCCCTTTACGTACTTCCACATTTTGTCGAGACTTTCTTGCTTGGGATCGGCCATCACAACTCCTTTGGCAAGGGGCTATTGGCGAGAGGAAGGACGAGGATTTCTGCCCCCTAGCCCTGTGCCTCTCGCCCCGTACCAGCGCGTCAGCGCCTAGTTTACAAGCGCCAGGGCGTCCTTTACAATCCAGCCCTCCCCTCACATTCCGCAGTATTGGATCGAGAATCGAGATGTCGGATACCCATCAGCAATTGATCGCAAAGCTGGCGGAGGAGCTAGGACCATCCACGGCCCAGCACCTGGTCGCTCGCCTCGTCGAAGTCTCGGTCAAGCCGAATCAAGCGGAAGGCGTGTTGCTGCTGCTCGATGAACTAGATGAAATATCTCCGAAGGTTGCCCGCGCTGCGATCGAGTCGTTCCCTGACTTGCAGCGCCGGGATCGGCTCAGCGATGCGGTGTCCTGGCTGGATTTGGGGATTGCGCTCGCCGGTTCATCCGGTGCGATCGGATTGAAATATTTCAAGGAGAGCCCGCTGGTGTTGGGCTTGATCGAGACTCCCTCTGGCCGGTCGTTGGTTCTGAAAACTGCGTTGGAACTGGCCGAGCAGGATGCGAATGTGGCGCTGGAATTCCTCCGCGTGTCGGCGGAAGCGGTCACGGTCATTTCGCCGGATCAGCTAGAGGCCTGGTTGGAAATCGGGTTCGAGCTGACGCAGGTCGATTTTGTCGTCGCCCTGGAGTATATCCGCCAAATTCCCGCGGTGGCCCGCGTATTGCCGATCGAAGAGGCTAGAGCCTGGGCGACGTTCGGGATGAAACTCATTTCCCAGAATAGTTTCGGTAAGACCGATTATTTCGGGACCATCGAATTCCTCCGCACCAGCCCGCTCATTCTCGGCGATCTCGAAGACCAGTCGGTGCGGGCCAAGGTCATTACCGTCGGGTCGTTGCTGGCTGAACGGGATCCCGGGGCCGGCATTGCCTGGTTATCGGAATCGCCCCGTTTGTTGCGTGCCGTGCCAAATGAGGGGTGGCGACTGAAAATATTGCAGTACGGGGCCTTAGTGGCCGAGCGCGATGCCGACACGGCGTTGACTTATTTGCGCCGCGCGCCTGAATTGGTGGCGGTGATCGGCGCGTCTGCCGAAGCCATGGCGCGATTTGAGGCCTGGTTTACCGCGGGCATGGAAGTGCTGGCCTATAGTGTCGAGGGAGCCAGAGCCTATTTTGCCCTGGAGTCGCAGAAGGCGCTGACCTCGGTGGAAGCGGCCTTAAGCGGTGTGCCGCTTCGGCAAGTCGCGCGGACCATCAAGCTCTTCGTGCAAGGGCTCTGCGGCACGGACCTGACGATTCAGGCGCTTCCAGATTCGCTGAGCCAGGAGACGGCTGCGCGGCCTACGGTGAGCCAGGACGGGCGCACGATCTCGCTGCCGGCACTCCTTCGCCGCTATCCCACAGCCGAGGAGAATACGCGATTGTATCTGGTGATGGCGGCTCACGAAGCGGGGCACGTCGAGTTCGGGACCTACCAGTTGACGCTTGAGCCGCTCGCGGACGTGGTCATGGCTCTGCGCCAGAAGTATGGCCGGGTGAAACAGGTTGACCCGGACAGTTTGGCATCGCTATTCCGTTTCTATCCCCATCCGGGCCTGATCCAGGACTTATGGACGCTGGTGGAGGATGCGCGGGTTGAGTATCTGTTGCAGCGAGAGTATCCGGGGCTCCAGCGGGATCTCCAACAATTCGCGAGAGAGGCGATCACGACGCGGTCGTTGACACATGGGCTGACGGTCAAAGAGCTCGTCGTCGATCAATTGCTCCAGTTGTCCACCGCCGCGTCGCAGCCTGTTGCGATTCATGAGGCTATTAAGGACGAGA contains these protein-coding regions:
- a CDS encoding PAS domain S-box protein; the encoded protein is MKTSMALSFLDLRRYRWLPYLIIAMTLLAFVAGAQLLQFVESRLVVATGEELTLAAVEVAEKTDRMLFERQGDALMMARAFSLRASDPTYLSEYLKWMKTAYSPVYLWLAVTDSQGSIVAATESSLTGHDHSQAPWFLAARASRRLDVADVAAHEAGSGVDTIAFTAPILDSQGTFLGVVTTRVALPFLEEVTTRTIRAIENRQDGGGQVEYQMVTRQGKVFVDSMESSPESLNLKTMGLPSVLLSEAGEPGFIEEEHLRRHVQVVTGYARTQGFGEFVGLGWTVLVRMDRQDILAPIHTFMWKAGIIAGVVWIPMLVLLLWSTARLRAEHRQAQQESAWAKAAETALLQSQERNRAIVDTALDGVITIDSTGIVTDWNAQATAIFGWSREEALGRALAETIIPERDRQAHERGLREFLRTGAGAILNRRIEIIAQHRNGWELPVELAVSPAKIGDAYIFSAFIRDITDRRRAERRLASQYAVTRVLSESTTLEEAVPKIIQAIGESLEWDLGVFWRVDKSAGLLRCLDQWKSSSVQADPFTMVTWQQAFRREEGLPGRIWASGKSAWVTDVALDTNFPREVQAQEAGLHGAFGFPVLVGSEIEGVIELFSRQVRQPDDELLRMVEDIGLKIGQFGERARTEGVLRETEAQLRQAQKMEAVGRLAGGVAHDFNNLLTVIRGYSELLLGRLGPTDAMRKDMEEIKKAADRASGLTRQLLAFSRRQFIAAKVLDLNALVANMDGMLRRLIGEDIVELCTELDSSAGAIKADPGQIEQVIMNLVVNARDAMPKGGRLTIQTKNVTIDKGARLDAVGVEPGSYALLLVRDTGHGMDAETRSHLFEPFFTTKEQGKGTGLGLSTVYGIVKQSGGSITVESAPARGTTFRIYFPRVEAEAPGVAGATEAIDPARGRETILLVEDEPAVRGLVHETLRLQGYTVLEARHGIEALLTSTKYVGPIHLLLTDVVMPQMSGPEVAEKLLTVRPGIKVLYMSGYPDHPVFDQGGVSRETGFLPKPFSPHVLAQKVREILDGVKAA
- a CDS encoding CbbQ/NirQ/NorQ/GpvN family protein, whose amino-acid sequence is MSQQGREVDVGQYRIEREPFYAEVRGEIGLFTIAANSKMPVMLKGPTGCGKTRFVQHMAYKLGRPLITVACHEDLTASDLVGRYLLKGQETVWVDGPLTLGVKHGAIVYLDEIVEARKDTTVIIHPLSDDRRLLPIEKKGQVLEAADDFLLVISYNPGYQSVLKDLKQSTKQRFMAIEFDYPAPDIETTVVEREAGISRDLAASLVKLGGKVRNLKNHGLEEGVSTRLLIYAGTLIRQGVATDRACDVAIARPITDDPDMQRSILELVKAIF
- a CDS encoding DUF167 family protein, which gives rise to MNALIVQDTKAGAVLSVHIQPKASTTECVGLHGAAIKIRIAAPPVDGAANDELIRFLARQLSTPLASVQIQSGASGRHKRVLVKGATAQLVMARLNLGSQKGSV
- a CDS encoding glycine zipper family protein, whose amino-acid sequence is MTRRRLSVIGGFLLLTACSSAQPVLYPNAHLQSVGKDVAEQDLEACRQLAETAGAEEGNGKAGRVAAGTAVGAGVGAASGAVGGAISGAAGSGSIIGAASGAVWGLLTSLYYVFAGSPPNQAYTNFVNRCLQEKGYEVTGWQ
- a CDS encoding carboxypeptidase-like regulatory domain-containing protein, yielding MRYPDRLRFGFVLFLLLGSLCPLSGQALEPTSSNQPPLNEKDFFPYKQKGQGSLTGQAFLSSPSGKAITQAGAPIHLIPMTPYTRYWFDHQVKTTSCSATGTQASAENTVAPRSPADCAHEAVTRLQTEKRLAPYLRTTRTNPTGHFWFTKVPAGRYYIVSLIEGGSGTHQEERLSGLAWLVIELEAGEKATNLVVTDCKASLC
- a CDS encoding ferredoxin-thioredoxin reductase catalytic domain-containing protein, producing the protein MADPKQESLDKMWKYVKGFADKSGTAMHPMPAVTEAVVKGLAMHIDELGKPLCPCNFYKDKQAEAKLRRWMCACDEMQIYKYCHCLLFVREDGMPITEYLPEGHEGREIYGVVTDPTPDKGRALKHKAAQAPQTADKDSSTPTP
- a CDS encoding VWA domain-containing protein; amino-acid sequence: MSDTHQQLIAKLAEELGPSTAQHLVARLVEVSVKPNQAEGVLLLLDELDEISPKVARAAIESFPDLQRRDRLSDAVSWLDLGIALAGSSGAIGLKYFKESPLVLGLIETPSGRSLVLKTALELAEQDANVALEFLRVSAEAVTVISPDQLEAWLEIGFELTQVDFVVALEYIRQIPAVARVLPIEEARAWATFGMKLISQNSFGKTDYFGTIEFLRTSPLILGDLEDQSVRAKVITVGSLLAERDPGAGIAWLSESPRLLRAVPNEGWRLKILQYGALVAERDADTALTYLRRAPELVAVIGASAEAMARFEAWFTAGMEVLAYSVEGARAYFALESQKALTSVEAALSGVPLRQVARTIKLFVQGLCGTDLTIQALPDSLSQETAARPTVSQDGRTISLPALLRRYPTAEENTRLYLVMAAHEAGHVEFGTYQLTLEPLADVVMALRQKYGRVKQVDPDSLASLFRFYPHPGLIQDLWTLVEDARVEYLLQREYPGLQRDLQQFAREAITTRSLTHGLTVKELVVDQLLQLSTAASQPVAIHEAIKDEIAVLWPMCQAIQAPTATAEEAVRLAHALYVQLEELLAPKGAMIQADQAGDASEELGVGPSASDQTGEDYRPITNWVYRGAMNPEFIRQNAQDGRTADDQQQSEEIQRMASAAGGSQEASSQGQQNRGGTRTETEGDRLAGGRQLPSQVEELLAVKVEQPAPIDHAGPGDRAVRYPEWDQGIDDYRLNWCRVVERAAEEGSGDIVAATLSAHGSEVSALRRFFEGLRPPGLRRVPGQADGDELDVDAAVRMCAERAAGIDLSDRIYVRRERKERDVAAAFLVDVSGSTSRQLGSGRRVIDLEKEGLVLLCEALEAVGDQYALYGYSGQGRGQVDFLVIKDFDDQLGGKAAQRLGGLVPMQQNRDGAAIRHATAKLLAREARTRLLVLISDGRPLDDGYKDEYSLEDTKAALREARQRGVHPFCITIDREADGYVRRMYGDVQFAVIDHLEALPKRLPKIYQRLTT